A single genomic interval of Alteromonas sp. BL110 harbors:
- a CDS encoding lipocalin family protein, translating to MLKKWFLAAMASSLLIGLAGCTGVPEKVEPVKGFELPRYLGEWYEIARFDHSFEEGLSEVTATYSMREDGGVKVINRGYSKEEGKWDQAEGKAYFVENETTGHLKVSFFGPFYASYVIMELDKEGYQYALITGPDKDYLWILARTPKISDEVRSRLLEKATAAGYDVSKLIWVEHGQGNS from the coding sequence ATTGGCTTAGCTGGCTGCACCGGAGTGCCGGAAAAGGTAGAGCCCGTCAAAGGCTTCGAGCTTCCTAGGTATTTAGGGGAGTGGTATGAAATAGCGCGCTTTGACCACAGTTTTGAAGAAGGGCTAAGCGAAGTCACAGCAACGTATAGTATGCGCGAAGATGGTGGCGTGAAAGTTATAAATCGCGGTTATTCAAAAGAAGAAGGTAAGTGGGATCAAGCCGAAGGTAAAGCATATTTCGTTGAGAATGAAACTACAGGGCATCTAAAGGTATCCTTCTTCGGCCCGTTCTACGCAAGCTATGTCATTATGGAACTAGACAAGGAAGGCTATCAATATGCGTTGATCACCGGGCCTGATAAAGATTACCTTTGGATTTTAGCGCGAACGCCTAAAATTTCAGACGAAGTACGCTCGCGCTTATTGGAAAAAGCGACAGCGGCTGGTTACGACGTTAGCAAGCTTATTTGGGTAGAGCACGGCCAAGGGAATTCATAG
- the pyrC gene encoding dihydroorotase gives MQTLTITTPDDWHLHFRDNEMLAETVPATARCFQRAIVMPNLVPPVVNAEMAMAYKGRIEAARPEGSNFEPLMTLFLTNQTTPQDIVDAKQAGVTACKLYPAGATTNSDAAVKGIQALYPVFQAMQEQGLLLLIHGEVTEHHIDIFDREKVFIDTHLGPIVEAFPKLKVVFEHITTADAASFVAGASEFVGATITPQHLLLNRNDLLVGGVRPHNYCLPVLKRNTHQKALRDMVASGNKKFFLGTDSAPHAKHKKENACGCAGCYSAWSAIELYAEVFEQLGAIDKLEGFASHYGADFYGLPRNTTTMTLVKESWTVPEQVTLADGTDMVPFFAGQTLQWKLEKAFQA, from the coding sequence ATGCAAACGCTCACCATTACTACGCCAGACGATTGGCATCTTCATTTTCGAGATAACGAAATGCTAGCTGAAACAGTGCCTGCAACTGCGCGTTGTTTTCAGCGCGCTATCGTTATGCCGAACCTAGTACCACCAGTAGTTAATGCTGAAATGGCAATGGCGTATAAAGGGCGAATTGAAGCAGCACGACCTGAAGGCAGTAATTTTGAGCCATTAATGACTCTATTTCTTACTAACCAAACTACCCCGCAAGATATCGTCGACGCAAAGCAAGCAGGCGTAACCGCATGTAAACTGTACCCTGCTGGAGCCACCACGAACTCAGATGCAGCAGTAAAGGGTATTCAAGCCTTATACCCAGTATTCCAAGCCATGCAAGAGCAAGGTTTGCTATTGTTAATTCACGGTGAAGTGACCGAGCATCACATAGACATTTTTGATCGTGAAAAGGTATTTATTGATACTCATTTAGGGCCTATTGTTGAAGCCTTCCCTAAGCTGAAAGTGGTGTTTGAACACATTACCACAGCAGATGCTGCAAGTTTCGTAGCGGGCGCGAGCGAATTTGTGGGCGCAACTATCACGCCTCAGCACTTATTGCTTAATCGCAATGATTTACTGGTTGGCGGCGTACGTCCTCATAACTATTGCCTGCCAGTACTTAAGCGCAATACCCATCAAAAAGCGTTGCGCGATATGGTGGCAAGTGGCAACAAGAAGTTCTTTTTAGGCACTGATTCTGCACCTCATGCTAAGCATAAAAAAGAGAATGCTTGCGGGTGCGCAGGTTGTTATAGCGCATGGTCTGCTATTGAACTTTATGCAGAAGTGTTCGAGCAATTAGGTGCAATAGATAAGCTTGAAGGCTTTGCTAGCCATTACGGTGCAGACTTTTATGGTTTACCGCGAAATACAACTACAATGACGTTAGTAAAAGAGTCGTGGACGGTGCCAGAACAAGTAACCCTAGCTGATGGCACCGATATGGTTCCATTTTTTGCGGGGCAAACGCTACAGTGGAAATTAGAAAAGGCATTTCAAGCGTAA
- the dbpA gene encoding ATP-dependent RNA helicase DbpA — MTVETVKHLDINPAIVKALDSQGIHQLSPIQAQSLPEALQGKDVIGQAQTGSGKTLCFVIPALQHIEVNDFTTQAIMLCPTRELADQVAQQCRTAAKNIGNIKVTTLCGGQPMGPQIQSLKHSPHIIVGTPGRVMDHVEKRRIDLRHVQLRVLDEADRMLDMGFEDDLRIIFGQTPTQVQTLLFSATFTEQIERVAKQYLHNPVTCKVETQESKPAITQLGYNVLPHTRTQALKAVLTEYQPKNAIVFCNRKTQVNEVVEELIEDGFSAKGLQGDMEQHQRTSVLMQFASDALQVLVATDVAARGLDIDDVACVINYTVSEEPETHIHRIGRTARAGAKGMAITLVSDEEEHFLRKIEVLQESDIPLKGAQSLRFHKNKITQPDFTCISLSAGKKEKLRPGDLVGALTKDAGIPGDDLGKIKVQNSMSFVAVKTRSVKKAMTQFREGKIKGKRIRARKL; from the coding sequence ATGACCGTTGAAACAGTTAAGCATTTAGATATAAACCCTGCCATCGTTAAAGCACTAGACTCTCAAGGCATTCACCAACTTTCTCCTATACAGGCGCAGTCGCTTCCTGAAGCTTTGCAGGGAAAAGATGTGATTGGTCAGGCGCAAACAGGTAGCGGTAAAACTTTATGTTTCGTGATCCCTGCCTTACAGCACATTGAAGTTAACGATTTTACTACGCAAGCTATTATGCTTTGCCCAACCCGCGAGCTTGCAGATCAAGTCGCGCAGCAGTGTCGTACTGCGGCTAAAAATATCGGAAATATTAAAGTAACCACCTTATGTGGCGGGCAGCCCATGGGGCCGCAAATTCAGTCGTTAAAACACAGTCCTCACATTATTGTAGGTACGCCTGGTCGCGTGATGGACCATGTGGAAAAGCGCCGTATTGATTTACGTCATGTACAGCTCCGTGTGCTTGATGAAGCCGACCGTATGTTAGATATGGGCTTTGAAGATGATTTACGCATTATCTTCGGACAGACGCCAACACAAGTGCAAACTCTACTGTTTTCAGCAACTTTCACCGAACAAATCGAGCGTGTAGCGAAGCAGTACTTGCATAACCCGGTAACCTGTAAGGTAGAAACTCAAGAGAGTAAGCCGGCAATTACTCAGTTAGGCTATAACGTGTTGCCACATACCAGAACGCAGGCGCTAAAAGCCGTATTAACCGAATATCAGCCTAAAAATGCGATTGTATTCTGTAACCGTAAAACACAGGTCAATGAAGTTGTTGAAGAGTTAATAGAAGATGGTTTCAGTGCTAAAGGGCTTCAAGGTGATATGGAACAGCATCAAAGAACCTCAGTGCTTATGCAGTTTGCAAGCGACGCGCTACAAGTGCTTGTGGCTACCGACGTTGCTGCACGTGGATTAGACATCGATGATGTTGCATGTGTGATTAACTACACAGTAAGTGAAGAGCCTGAAACCCACATTCACCGCATAGGGCGTACGGCACGTGCGGGCGCTAAAGGCATGGCGATAACGCTAGTAAGCGATGAAGAAGAACATTTCTTACGAAAGATAGAAGTATTGCAAGAAAGTGATATACCGCTTAAGGGCGCACAAAGCTTGCGTTTTCATAAAAATAAAATTACCCAGCCTGATTTTACCTGTATTTCATTAAGTGCAGGTAAAAAGGAAAAGCTTCGCCCAGGTGACTTGGTCGGCGCGCTTACCAAAGATGCAGGCATTCCAGGCGATGACTTAGGTAAAATTAAAGTGCAAAACAGCATGAGTTTTGTCGCTGTGAAAACCCGAAGCGTGAAAAAAGCCATGACCCAGTTTAGAGAAGGTAAGATTAAAGGTAAGCGTATTAGAGCCCGAAAACTTTAA
- a CDS encoding ACT domain-containing protein, producing MVAETDLSVLLKNLNPVASSENYVFTTLPADRLTSSLISAAKGMFQEREGTTLILPVAAAEKANLPYEGYYCCITCEVHSSLEAVGMTAAMSTALGKAGISANVVAAYYHDHIFVTAEKVDLAIDVLTSLSD from the coding sequence GTGGTTGCTGAAACCGATTTGAGCGTGTTACTGAAAAATTTAAACCCAGTGGCAAGTAGTGAAAATTACGTTTTCACTACTTTGCCTGCTGACAGATTAACCAGCTCGTTGATTTCAGCGGCTAAGGGCATGTTTCAGGAGCGCGAGGGCACCACGCTTATTCTTCCGGTAGCCGCTGCCGAGAAAGCTAACTTGCCATATGAAGGATATTATTGCTGTATAACCTGCGAAGTACATTCTAGTTTGGAAGCAGTAGGCATGACCGCTGCTATGTCTACTGCGTTAGGCAAAGCTGGAATAAGTGCTAACGTGGTGGCGGCTTATTATCACGACCATATTTTCGTAACAGCTGAAAAGGTCGACTTGGCGATAGACGTTTTAACTTCGCTATCTGACTAG